CAACCCCTTGCCCTGCCTTCTTGACTTCGAGTAAAAAAAAGGGAACCCCCTCGCACCGAGGGATAGGTGGCTTGGCTCCGTTTGGTTTCGTAGTGCGttagtgaatagtgacactttGACCGTTTATTATGATGTCAAATAAAGTTAGTTTACagaaccaactccagaacccccgcgctagtgaccctgaagaatctaacgaggcctttgaccgcgcgattagaggatgattactgtagtatcactgtagcaactcatcgattaattatcgtcattagattcgtcgcgaaaagttacacccatccctaaaaaaattttgtaaatagacttcattcagtCCTTCATGCGGGAAAGATTCTCTTCTAGCGCTAGGATTCTAGCGCGCATCCAAACAGAGGGTAGGGTACACGTTGCACCATGCTCCCtcacccggcgccgccgcatTCAGTTGAGAAAAATCCGGAAAACTCATGCACGGCGTGCAACACGGGACGATAATTAGATAAGCATCGTGGCCAACAAAGCTCGCTGCACCGTGGGCCTGATCAAGGGTGTCGTCCAACACACGTGCGTGAGGATGAGGTGGAGATGACGCACGCGAGCCACGCCGAGTTCATTGCCGCGGTGAGGAAGTTGAGTTCAGAGATCCTGATGCTTCTAGAATGTTCTAGGCCGTGCCGGCTGCCGCGCGGGCCTGGCTACACGTGGCAGTGTGTCAACCTGTACGTGGTGTCGTATATGTACGTGGGCGCCGAGTACTTCGGCCGCCGCACGTACATGCATGTACGTGCACGTGCAGAACTGCACACGCTCGTTCATTTTATTCCTTGCTTTTTATATTAACCACTAATGCATAGTTGTATCTTAGATCATTTGTACAAAATCTCATCAAACATGCACTATAAGAGAAGTCAATGGTCAAAGCACACTTCTTAAAATTCTTGTAAACCCTAATACTCCTTAGTCCTTGCAAAAACAAATGGAGCAAGAGCTGTACATTCATCAAAATGCACACTTCAATTAATCAATGACAGCTTCCATTTAAGTTGGAAGGTCTTAGTAAGCTTTGATAATTATTGATAAGATAGATCACTGCTTTATCATTCAGGATGCAGAATTTGTAAGCAACCAAATCCCCATATGGAAAGAATTTCTGTGCTAGTAAATCAAAAGCTAGCTCCAGTATCAACCAGACATAAATACAGATACTTAATTAACTCTATCCAATCTCAGGCTGCAGGTAGGCAAAGAAGTGACATAAGATGCTTATAGTCCATAGTGTTCCCATAGAAAATTAGCAAGAAGCAACAAAACACATACAACTGAAAAGCTACCACTACTAATTTCATAAAACATATGTCAATAATATAGCATGTTTCTTTGCAGGTAGATACTGCAATAGGACTGTAACCACTTCCAGAAATATGAAGCTACTCCTATGAAATATATAGGTAGGTCAAACTTCTGTACTTCTGAAAGGGGCTTCGTCACatcagaaattttgtttgaccTTAGACGAAACCAGACTACATAAAGATAACAAATGATTGACTTTTCAAACTTGCATATTTAATCAGGCATTCAGGCGAGATAGTTTGTGCAAGAAATTAAACAAAAGTGCATGGAACAAAGTAAGGAAAACAAGAGATATCTATGCATCTTATCAACATCAGAAGCCACCTTGCAGAAACAAATGATAGGGATGACATCCAGAAAGCAACATTTGTTGATGTAGCACTAGTCTTTTGCATGGATGATATTACTAGCAACCTCAACACAAAGGCTCAAGATCTTGAATTACTAGTAAGAGACTGGCTGAATCTTCTAAAGGAAAGAGCAAAGAAACTCAAACATCCCAGAACAATACCTGCATCTGAAACTTAAACAGACCACTGACTAAGTCCAAAGGAACTACACCCGATGCTCCCAAAAGGGTCATCAAAAGAGAAATCAGAGCCTTCTTCGAAGTGCCAATGGCTACCACCTTCAGAATACCTACTCTCACAGACCATCACTTTACAGGATTGTGTGGCCCTTCTCCCAGCAAACAGAGCCTTCACTTTAGAATTGGCCTCATCCCTTGAACTGAAACACCCATTGGCATACACAATCACAAGCACCTTTAGCATCTGCGCACTCTCAATAAAGAACTTGAGGAAGGCAAGCTCAATCCGGTCCCCTCGGAAATCATGGACTTGCAACATGCTAATGCTCGATGTGACGCATTTGATGGCACCAGACTCCTTCCAGAACTTGATGCTGAGCCTGCCAGTGGATTCAGTAGTTTTCTTGGACTGCACATCAGTTAAACCAGTCAAAATCAAAATTCACTACATGACTTATGCTAGTAGATGCTGATGCAAATCAAAGCCAAATGAAATGATCAGTCTCTGACTCACATGAATATGCAGCGTCTCCATGTTGGGAAAACATCTGAGGATTGTGGGTAGCATCTTGCAATCATTGCGGACTCCAAAACGGACATGGAGATCCAGGATCGTGACAGCTAGCAACATGCCACTTGGATTCACCATTGTCCCAGCCTGCAATGCAAAAAACAATGCCAATGCACACAATTGAGCATGACACAGTTCTTAAAGGGGAAAAACACATTGGCATCAAACATAGCACAATTGAGAAGAGAGATGCAATCCAAAGCACCTTGATGATGGTGTTGCCGACCTGCAGCTCGTCCTTTCCCAGCTCAATTTCTCCAAACAAGCTCAGTGCTGGGGCATGTGTAATCTTGATCTTGCAGCAGGAATCCTGATTTGTCCGGAACCCTAGAAGGAGCCGCTCGAGGCGCCGGGCGTCTACTATGGTGATGCTGTCCACCATGGACCCGTGGATCTGCACGCACCGGAGACTCTGGCTGATGATGCGGAGACGCAGCTCGGGTAGCATGTGGCCCTCGATGTTGAGGATCTCCAGCACGGGGCTCCTGGCGAGGACGAATTCCAGTTCGCCGCTGTCGATGACGGTGCTGCAGAGGCCGAGCTCGCGGAGGCAGGGGAAATCGGCGTGGCGTGGCAGGGCGGCCGTGTCCGGGAACCTCCAGAAGGATAGGTAGAGGCGGGTGAGCGCCGTCATGCTGAAGAACAGGGTTCACCTTATCACCGATAGATTTCCGATAATTCCGATATTAGTTTATC
This genomic interval from Panicum virgatum strain AP13 chromosome 8K, P.virgatum_v5, whole genome shotgun sequence contains the following:
- the LOC120646497 gene encoding putative F-box/FBD/LRR-repeat protein At5g22670; the protein is MAFRLQARPSFTDRSVQGMARHGGRDPQQLEALIGRILSYTHRMLPFPPVSADGDLCILFDADGGGVDRLSRLPDTLLCDIVSRLPIKDAARTAVLSRRWSPIWRAAPLVLVDTHLLPAGDDEIPIDLDHAHSDAVAAAVSRILVAHPGPFRCVRITCCYMEEDRARVERWLKLVASKGVQELFLINRPLPLTLDKHLPATFSAGFTLSINTLFFSMTALTRLYLSFWRFPDTAALPRHADFPCLRELGLCSTVIDSGELEFVLARSPVLEILNIEGHMLPELRLRIISQSLRCVQIHGSMVDSITIVDARRLERLLLGFRTNQDSCCKIKITHAPALSLFGEIELGKDELQVGNTIIKAGTMVNPSGMLLAVTILDLHVRFGVRNDCKMLPTILRCFPNMETLHIHSKKTTESTGRLSIKFWKESGAIKCVTSSISMLQVHDFRGDRIELAFLKFFIESAQMLKVLVIVYANGCFSSRDEANSKVKALFAGRRATQSCKVMVCESRYSEGGSHWHFEEGSDFSFDDPFGSIGCSSFGLSQWSV